In the genome of Pempheris klunzingeri isolate RE-2024b chromosome 20, fPemKlu1.hap1, whole genome shotgun sequence, the window CATGCAGTTTCATGTGTGAAACATTACCAGAGGGTTCAGCCATATTTCCGAATACCCCACTCATCCCTTGAAAAGCGTCCTAGACCCTCAGCTCTGTGGCTTTTTGTCATTATGCTGTATTGTATTCACTGCCATCATGTTGGCTCAGCTCCAGACACAAAGAAAGCCTCAAGGATAAAACTAGAcgttgctgctgcaggagcaTTATCATTAAAGATCCCCAATTCTTTCACCCTTTAGACATTGGCCCTCCTTTTATCTGTGGGCGACTGTTGATCCATGTGACTTCACAGTGAGAAATACCATTTTCTGATAATATAATCCCTTCTCCGGTCCAGACCAGGTATCTCTTATATTCGTGTCTCTCCCCAGGAGAGTCAGACACGCAGCCTCGTAGTTTCTAGGCTGAATGCATCCCTCGTCCTTATCACTCCCTCCACATTGTGACTCCAATGCACAGGGAGGATGGACTGTGAGGTTGGGTAGGGTGTTGCTGTGCTGTCTGATTAGAACAGGAAACGTAAGAGGAAGTCAGTGAAAATAGTTCAGTACGTAACATGATTTTTGCTCAATAATTAGTCACACTCAAAATTACTCAGATTTTCCAAGAAGCAGTGACATTAAGTGAGTTGTCATTCACAGGATGATTTGTTACTGTTCTTTGTTACTGTTCCTTTTTAGTTCACCCTGATATATTGCAACAGCTGTACACAGGAAACAGGTTCAAGTGGAACTTCCTTTGGCTATACAATTGTTTGACTGTCTTCACAAAGcaacatttatttgtcattgcaGGAGACTAAGGGATGTGATGACATGCTCTTGAAGTATAAAATGTACATTGaaactaaaatggaaaaaatttCAATCAGCATCTGGCCTTGGTGGAGACCTGGTTGCCAAATGAAGCAGATTCACAAATGCAAGTCAGATGTGACTAAGAGTTGATTCTTTCTCTTTGTAGTGCATCAGTGAAACTTGTGAGGAATCTGACGCCTCTGACTTTTGTAAATGTGACACTGCGAGCCTTAATTACACGGAGAAAGTGTAGGTGGTGACAggattattttaaatatttttgaggTTTTGGAAGCCCAGGCATGAAAACAATGCCAACAATTGGTCATCTCACTGAGTTTaccctctttttcctcttacCAGGCAGATGTCAGTGGATGATGTGGGCTGTTCTCCACAACGCATCATGAATATCAACTGTAGGCCATTCCCCCATCCCAAAACCTCCTGTCTGGCTGGCTCCTGCTCCATAACGCCTCCCTGCGTCTGAGCTGTGACACCAGGGATTCGCAGGCTGTTGACAGCATGACGCAGATGGACTACAAATACAGCCTGCTGGGCTCCGCGGTGGACGACTACCGCAAGAGGCCATTGCTCCTGCAGGTGGACGACACGCCCATGAACCTGTTTGCAGTCCTGGAGGTGAAGCGGGAGCTGCCAAGGCGCTGGAGCACCCTGGGCTGCTTCCGCAAGATCCGGCTCTACAGCTTCCTGTTCGGCCTGGCCGTCATGTTCCTCATCATGGCTTCATACATTCTGACAGGAGACAAGAAGGGCCTCCTCCTGACTCCTTCTCCCTACCACTTCAGCAGCCTGGTCAGCCCGGGACCTTTTTCCTTTAACCTCTCCTCCGTCAAGGACTACGCACATATCAAACTGGTGGTCAAGTCCATCACATCCAAGGTTGAGTTTCGCAGCAGCCGACAGCTCCCAGAGCTCAAGGCACTGGTTAACAGTGAGCCACATGTGAGTACAGCCAAAACATATATCTGTCTTGTGTCTCATTTAATATATTCAAAGAGATCTGAAGGATGTACATTTTATCAAAATTAGATTTAGATATCAAGTTGATTGCTGCAATGAATACctcagtgttttaaagagtgAATGTTATCTGTCTGTTTTAATCATAATGCATACATGGCCCAGCGTGATATTGATCTCTCTCTTAATTGACAATCACAGCTGTGTCTTGAAGCATAATTAAATGCTAGATAAAAAGGTGATTCAAATCAGTAACCATGCCTACATGCCATCTACACAGGGTTCAATACAGCTACACTTGCAATTCCCCACTAGGCTGCAGTTcctaatttaatttataaagaGATAAAACTTCTCGGAAAACCTTGTATAACACTTCATGTCACACCAGATAATTGCATATGTCTCTACCAATTTTTTTTCAGAAGGGATTTAAAGCTCAAAGTCATCCCACAGTCTTCCGACACATTGGCCTTGTGACTTTCTCTCAGAGTCCGTCTCACCTCAAAGCCTGGTTCAATTAATTGTTAATCCTAACGATAATGGCTTGTGCCAGGGCTATTTGCAACATAACTAATTTCTTATTGAACCACCTAATGAATAGGAGAGTGTTGCCGCGGGACATTCAATACCACATCTGTGGATGGATCCGGCATTAATTGTCCTTAAAGTAGCTGTGTCTTCCAGGCAGTGAGCGAGTCATAGTAACAAGGgcctttgttgtgtttgatcACCAAAAATCACTTTGAAATGTGAGTAGAGAAATCCAGTCAGAAATGTGTTGCCTCACTTGTGCAACTGAGGACGAATCTGGTTTTCTCTTCCAGGGCACGCTACATGTACGTTCATGTACGCTGCTGTCAAAAAAATAATAGGACAGATAAGCTTTTTATTTGCTTGAATCCTGCACATTGtatatgaaatgaaacaatgaaaatatagCCTCAGGTTTTAGTGCTGAGGATGTGAACATCCATACTGAGTGAACAGTTAAGGACATGTAGCTTTTTAGGGCAGCGCATCAGGACAGAGATCCaagtttgagttttttttgGCCAAACATTGGAATGTCCTTGGCCAAGTGAGTCGCCTGACCTCAATCCAACTGATCGGTGTTTCAAGTGCTGAGGAAAAGATTAACAAGACTAGGTGGAAACCTGGTATATAGCTGAACCGTGTATGGTCATTGGGAATAGTGTCTATGATGTGAACTCCTGGACATTACAAGTTCATCTACAGTTTTCTGTAAAGGCCCTCTGGTGCATGAATGACCCTGGTGGATTATCCAtgcactgcatgtgtttgtatacatcaggtttttcaggaaaaaaaatatcacactgatgatgtagaggtctcaaaaacgtatgtatcaaatatgatacacttggcgttacAGGGTTAATATAATGTCAgaaatgatggctgaaatacACGTCTGTCTTTTGGCCGCTCCAAACACCAGCGCCATAACTGCGTCAACAGAAGTTCATCAAAATCCAAACAGTGGCTCACTTGACTGTACAGCCAATTGGGAAGCTCCAACACCAATGGTGTAACTTTCAGCTGCTCATTCGGTCACAGACTGTCCTGTTTATGGAGCCGGACCCGGATTGCTGTGGTCCAGCCAGAAAGCccacaaaacaataacaaagtgAAGATGGCTGTAGTAACAGCCAAGCAAAGCATCAGCAGTGAAGATGCCAAGGGGATCTGCTGGGCCTGCTGATGTCTGTAGGAATATAGCCTTTAGACTTTTCACTCATTGTGAAAAGAATTTGATACCAAATATTAAAAATCCTGCCTTTATTTAAGCGAaggtgtctgtctctgtagagaCTGTGTCTCCTGCACAAACTTGTCATGAATGTGCAGTTGGATCCCACACAGATGACGCTTTCCCACACCAGCCAAAACAGTAGCCCACACAAacaaagtttttaaatgatctCAGCAAACTTCTTCCTTTAATGCATTTGTGAAATAACTGGAATGGCTTTATCATGCAGCCCTAGCAACAATGATTTCAAAGGTTTACAGAATGCTTTGTCCgaaatgtttttgcattttttggaAGTAAGGTGAATCAGCAGCTTAATGCAGCCTGCTTTCTTTGCCTTTACAGATGTTTTCTGTTATCCCCCGAAAATTCCTGCCTGGTATCAAGAACCCCTGCTGGTATGAGGAATACACTGGCAATATCACTTCGGACCCGTACAGGACAAACTTGTATGCACGCTACTCGAGGCGCTTCCGGACAGTTTTTCAGCATTTGCAGAACACTTTCCGAGAACACTTGTTTCACCGTGACGGGAGACTCTACCGCATGCGGTGCCTTCCTTATTTCTATATCATTGGCCAACCAAAGTGTGGCACAACGGACCTGTATGACAGACTGAGGCTGCACCCTGACGTCAAGTTCACCACTTTCAAAGAGCCACATTGGTGGACACGCAAGAGGTTTGGTGAGTAAAGAAAACTATAATTTGCTGTGGTAGAGGCCTCCAGGCTTGTACAGAATAATGACGGCTTTAGAGTATTAAAAGTGTGAAATGTGACTCTCTACAGTATATCCTTTTGGCAGAGCCATACCTCAGGGGGTTTCAGAAAAGCACTCGGTGACAGACGTTTGAAGGGGTCTCAGCCTCAAAGGCAGGCCTGTCTGTTTCATGAGCACAATTAAATTTATCTACAGTATTCTTACTGTCACTGTATTGTTAAGATGTGAGGATTGTGGTGACTAAATTCAATAATTTCTATAGCTGTCCATAGTtaattgggggggggggtgtcctGTGGATACTGAGTGTCAACATTATGTCAAACTACATCTACATCAATACACCAAAGCTGTAACTGCCATTGTTCTTATGTGCAACATAGCTGGATGTAAGCCCTGAATGTGACATGAGTTAAGTATCGCTGATACACACAGTTCAATCTCCCAATGCAATTAACCAGAGAAATTAATATTCAAGACCCTGCGCATGAGAATAAActtaaactgtttattttctacCTGAGAGTTGTTAGCCCCAAATTTACAGCTCTAATGGTGTATTTAAGTCCTTTATTGCCTTCTCCAgtcaacattttgaatgcaaatCATCTCTTCCTTTTTCCACCCCTTGTGTGCTTTTGCACCATCAGCCTCTTTACCAGTGCAACTTCCCCATTTTGATACACTGATGGTTGAGCTTGTGCCGTGACAGTGCTCATTAACAGTTCAACTAGGACTATACGCAGAAGGATCTAGACTAAATGTACATCAACATCATCTGTGACACAGATTTGTCTCTGTGGTAGAAACCACTTGAAAAGAACCTGTGAAAAATTTAGCGTCTGATGCCATCTTGCACACTTTGAACCCACACGTGTGGGCTCACAGTTTCCTGCACTTGTTTatcaaatgttaatgttgcaCTAGTTCCTTTCAACACCACTCCCCAGCATTAACCTTCCTTCAGCTCCCTGTTCgtactttattttacagctttCTGGCTGCTCTCTGTTTGCACCGTGAATTTTAGACTCTCGTTTAAAAGAGTGAGGGCCTGTGTCCATATAGCGCTGGCAAAAAAGCGCTGGCAGGTCGCTGGGATGAAGCACTTGTgaagtgagaggaaaaaaaaaatgctgcacgTGGGCtttgtttctatgacaacatATCACCAATCTGACTGCTGTTGTATGACAGACTAGTATTGCCTCATTGCcttttattatctatttatatttatgtgacatttatttttcaccGTGAATggtgtaaaaacacacaaactatgtAGTCAACCTTCTGTTAACTCGCCAAATTTCTCATTATTAGACCTTTATTCAGCCAGGTGAGTCCAATGGAGATTACAAGATCTCTTTTTTTGAGGAAGGCCTGGCCAAGATAGCAGCAAAAGAGTGTTTCTTATAACCTATaagcaaacatttaaaaacacacaaaacaaaacatacagtgGCAACTCGCAGAATGAAATGGctaaaaagacagacaggaggaaatggatctagcaaaaaaaaaagcaattacaaaTCCCAATTGAATTTGCCTCTAAACCCTTCACTACATTTTTAAATGCCCTAATCAGCTCATCTAACTGCAATTCTGTCTGAAGTGTCTCCAGACTGCAGGGGCAGAGAATAAAGGGCTGTTTGCCAAATTCAGTGCAAACCTTACCAACACACATATAGAAGGTGTAGGTAGGAAGGTAAAGGGGGGGGGACCAAGAACTACACTAACAGAGGGTTGACTATGCTGCTAACAATGAGTTTACAACATGTAAGGTGACAAAAGCACAACACTCACCAGCAATACTCTGTGTCCGGCCGATCTGCTGCCACAAATGGGCTTTCCTGTCTCACAAATCATCAGGCTCGGCCAGCTACCGCCAGAACAAACCAAAGGGTGTGGCACTTGTTCTCTAGGCGCCATCACCTACAATCTCACCTCATTGGAAGCAACTAAAAAAGACACTGGCGCTCAGAGAGGACTACATGGACGTGATCCTAACAGAgcaacacattcatttaattagaaAGCATGTTTCATTTTATGAGGGGGCTGTTGCATATTTTACAACTCTTGCAGGCATATTTCTGGATTTTCGTGGGTTTCTGGGGATTTTTTGCCCATTTAGCTGGTGGAGGTTTATGCATTATCACCTAATCGCTGGCTTTTCTCAGTTCCACACGTTTTAGACGCACACAACCCGCTGCCACAATGCTGGCTTACACTGTTGGTTGTCATGGAGTTTGAACAGGTGGCAATATGTAATTTTCTCAAACAAAGAGATAAACCCTCAAACTGTGCGTCAAGAGGTAAGAGCCGCCTCGGAGTAGACATCTGGTGGTATGGTGGCTCTtaatgtgtggatgtgtttctTTCACCATGATAAAAGAACCACCACAGATGGGATTAAAGCCAATGTGAGATCTGGGAGTGAGAATGTATTTGGGTGAACTGAAAACCTTCTGTGTTAAACAAATCCAACCCTCACTTCACTTGCAATTGCTTTGTTGCATCGCTCCATTGGTTTGATTTGGTGACTTTCTCCtaatgacttaaaaaaaaaaaaagcatctgttCTCCCCTttgacatttcttttcaaaatcaaatgtaGTTGATATTAGTGTGGGGCTTGCTGTTTTAAAGAAGCTTAGATTCTAaatttatctttgtttttgctcccaaaAGTAGGCAAATCATTATTCTCAATACCTacatgttctttttgttttctttttggacTGAAACAGCCATTAAGACTCATGAATAATGGAGAATCTTCAGCAGCTCAAGAGGCAGGCATCAGGagtgtgagtcagtgtgtgtgtgtgtcactagtgtgtgtctgcttttgtgAAGAAATAGtagattggaaaaaaaaaaaaaaaagtgaagagcAGCAGTTAAACTGTGGGGCACCGATCTGTTCAAAGTCAGCTGTGATTACAAAATGGAAAGCAGATTAGATAATGACTTTATACCGAGCTGAAAGACGTACATACAGTGTGTGGATAATCTCATAATTCTCCTTTAAGTACAGCAGCTGCACTATCTCATCAGCACAGCATGAGGAATTTTCTTAATGGTGATTTTGTACCAGCTATTCTTCTGCTCAGCAATGACtgatacattttgttttgcctgGAGCTATCGGTCTAAAAATTACctaatgattttaataattcCACCCTGGGTTTTGGCATCATACTTGTTGATGGAGCTATATACAGTTTTGGCAACATTTTTCGAAAATTTCACCAAAATTTCTCACCACAAATATCAAAGGAGGCTTAACTGTCGCAGTCAAAGCGATCCTTTTGAAGTTTATCCAATTGCTGACTATGCCCCTAATCCCTCTGAGACTCACAAAACCTGTGAGTGGCGGATTGATCAGCCTGCATGCAAAACTTATttactgtgttgtgttcagtttGAGTTGATAATTATTTGAACCTCATAAAGCAGTGGGACGTGGATGAGTTGTTTGCCTTAATTTGTCTGCTTCGcgcttgtgttttctgctgcctgTGATGTTGCGTAGCAGCAAATGCTGCTGTATCCCAAGGACATAGGACCCTCAGTTATTGCTGCCCCCCTCCACTCCTCATCCTTTCATCTTTGCTgccactttctttctttctctccctctctatcccTTCAAGTGTCGCACTCAGAGCTGTGCACGGTAATCAGCACTTTTCTCTTAAGACATCCTTTGAGGACACTCTGAATTCAAATAgtcttgttttgtatttatttatttcattcctcAACTCATGCAGGGAAAAGGTGATTTGATGAGATCCACGCCACACGACTCTCTAAGAGGAGCAGTTTGAATTTTAAATCAGATGTGCCTGCTGTATACAGTTCCCCATCAAGCAACATGGGCTATCACAATTACGTGGTGCTTCATTCATAcgggatgaaaaaaaagaaaaagccccGCAGCAAGGCACATCAGCGCCATCACACCTCATACAAGAGCCACTATTAAGGCTTAATAATGATGCAGGCTGGGTGTTTGGAGAGGTTACTAGAGTTTTCTAATAACGTTTTCCTGCTAACTAGAGAAAGGTGTTTTACTGCGACATCATCAAAGCGTCACAGAAAGCAGCAGACGCCTGGAGCTCCATTATTAGCCTTATGCTGCATGGATACTCTGAATCTCCACAATTACCAAGTAAATTGTAATGATGCTGCAGACCACAGCAGCGCAAATGGAAAACGCATATGCTAGTCCTACTTTTTAAAGCATTAACTTGACTTTGGGCCTCAATcggaaacactgaaaactgagCGGTGACAGTATTCCCTGCTGAATTTGGATTGGATCTGAAGTTGGATTTTATTAGGTCACCCTTCAGTCAGGACAACACAGAAGCCCTAATGACCTGATTAAATGtgatcacagaaacacatggtGGGGAGAGGGCAGGAAGGAATtaaaatcatacacacacacccatctcAATGATGCAGATTCCCACCCAAACCATGTCTGATCTAAATATCTGTTGCGTCATAAAGAGAAACACATTAGCTTGTCTCTACTATCTACAATACACAACACGTGCTAACAAAGTTTACCGACTATCCTCGTCTTCCTCCCCCACCAGGTATCATCCGTCTGAGTGAGGGCTTCCATGATCGATACCCAGTGGAAGACTACCTGGACTTGTTCGATCAGGCTGCTTACCAAATCCAGGGCAACCTCACAGCAAATGCCAGTGGAAGCCCCAGTCAGCCGAACATTATCATAGGTAAGTGAAAACGACAATCTGTTGTCAGGAATGGTAAATACTGTATGATAACCTCTAATAACAATTAAGAATAATTGCATTCAGTTTAAATTGTTCCTCACCAATTAACTATTTCACTTGTATCCAGGTAAGCATGTTAGTATCAAATCCATGCAGTTTACTTTCCATATGGTGACCAAAAGCTGGTGCAGAGGATAAGCTTAAAGTCCTAATACACTGATATTAGTGCAAGTGTGAAAGCCACAGGACAGGATGCCGACAATGCCGATCCTTTCTTTACTCTGCTTTGCTGTATTTTGTCCACAATCTAACCCTGAACCCTACTTCTAGTCTGACTCTCGTTTTCTAGTTTAACTCTGCTGTATTATATAAGTTGCTGAGGTCATGTATCAGCGCTCTGATCTGTGTGGGGGACATGGACTGATGGTACTCTGTGCCCGTGTCAGGCTGCAGCCAATAGCGTTTGCCGTGGAGTGACCTGACACTTGCCTGGGACTTCGCTTGTAATCTCACCTCCAATATTACAAAGCTGCTATCAGAGCAGCAGGTAGAGAGGCTGAAACACCCAGCTGATCTGTAGCAGCCACTCTCACTCCAGCGGGCGACTGTGATTTTTAAGAGAGCCGGTGACTCAGCCCTAAAGCGAGCCTCTCTAACAGCTTAATAATACTGGACTTCCTTCTGCTTCACTTAGCCACTTCACTGAAGTGTCGCAGAAAGGAATCATTGTTCTTTTTGTGTCGGGACAGCAATAATATCCGCAGTGGGGTGGAGGAGTTTTACAAACCTCCGTCCTCTATCTGCATATCCTGCTCCCAGCGCCTCTGcttccatctgtctctgtcttttcccGTCTAAACATGATCTCAAAGAACTGCTCAGCTGCGAAGAAAAACTGATTTAAGTTTTCAACAATAGCCTTTTCACACTGGACTGAGTTGGCGCATTGAGTGTAGCTTAGCATGCTGCCCTGTTTTGTTTCcctctttaaataaataatcctTGTAAGAGGGGGGGAGTGTGCCAAAGCCCACTCAGTATTCACACCATGCCCTGGGAGAGCCCAGCAAGGTGCAGGCCTGTGGCCAGGATCTTGGGCTTCTGACTCTCTTCAACCACCGGCCAACACCAGAGGCACGCCGGTCTGGCTCCACCATTTGTTTGCCCTATTACGGCCTCTACCCGTGGAGCAAAATAAGCCCTTTTAATGGACACTTAGACCTTTGGATAGACTTGATCACAGTGTGTATCATTTTAGGCAGAACAGCATTAGCAGCGATCCTGTTTCACTCTCACCGTTGTCATCACAGAAAATAGGTCCTGGCTATCATCCCTTTCTCTGAGGAAGGGAAGCAGATAAGGCTCATGTTGTGTTCTCTCCAAATACATCACAGCTTCACTTCACAGATAAGAGGATAATGAAGGCACAGACAGCCTAATGAATCCTGGATATCATTTCTCGGCACCGCCTGATAAAGTTTCTGCTCTCAAACTGTTTGAGAAACGGCGCCCTCTGACTCGTTACGAGCACCAGTACTGCCACTGTGTGGTTTGCAGTCATTCCACAATTTCTCTCACAGCTGGAGATGCAATTACTCttgcttcttttgtttgtgCACTTGCTTTAGAATATTTCGTTTTATTGCCTTGTTGCACATGTGTTGCTGACATGCTGTGCCTGTTCCAGTCTTGACTCAGAGGCAATATGAAGTTAAAACAAACTTCCACATATTTGAGGCCCATTATGTTATTCTGGAGGAAAGAAGTTGGGggatgtatttgtttgttttgattatttttgaaaaCTGGTGAAAAGGagattaaacaataaaacaaaacacgaGGATATTGGATCTTAAAAATAACAGTGAGCAGCTTCaccatttgttgttttcttacATACTTTGAAGGACTTTGGATCATGAAGCCATAAAATGCAATTGGAAACTAGCTAGCTACAGTTTGATCATGagcaattatttattttactgacttgatctattaattaattcattttgcagtccagaaaatatcaaaacatagTAAAAATATCAGTCACAATAGCCCAAGATGATATCTTCAATATGTTTGGTCTAatcaacagttcaaaacccaaagatattcaatgcATGACAACAtaatacaaacagaaaagaaggacattctcacatttgagaagctacAACCAAGAAATATTCTTGGCCATAGCTTGAAATATGagatgattaatcaattatcgAAAATAGTTGCTCAATAAATTTTGTCagattttctgtcaatcaaattGTCAATTTGATGTAAATCTATGAAAACAGAACGTTGCATGTATTCAACTACACACATCAAATGCAACACCATAGAGTGAGAAAACCAATGTCATGtaaatgtgtacatgtgtgttttgttttcactctgcaTTACTGCATaattgtctgtgtgcatgatCCTATTCgaacaactgtgtgtgtgttttgcaggagAAGCCAGCGCGTCCACCATGTGGGATAACAACGCCTGGGTGTATTTCTATGACAACACCACAGAAGGAGAGCCTCCCTTCCTCATCCAGGACTTCGTCCATGCCCTGCAGCCTGATGCCCGCTTCATCATCATGCTCAGGGACCCGGTGGAAAGGTGGGAGTGCTGTCGGTTTCGCTGCGTATCTGAACTGAAATGCTAGTAATGATGCACCTCAGGTGTTTACACTGCACAGATACTTTCTCCGTTTCTAGCAAACTAAAGACGTGTTGCCTTTTACTCAGTCTGGCTGCCACACAGGTTTCATTATGATGCCTGTGTCAGAGGGGTGGAGAACCTACTGCTAAAAACCTGCGAGGCATtctgtttaaactgatttttaGTTCAGTGATAGTTTGAACATGCGCTCTATAATTGCTTTTGCCCTACTGTTAGAATATATTATTGaaatatattattgatattacTCCATTCATATTCACACTTCTATTAAATTATTCTTCAATATAATATAGCAATCTATTAAAACCTATCATAAGGCGATTTTAATGTCCACCGTTTTGGAATATTGTTCATTCAGTTCTATGGAAACTGATCACACGGGGAGAATACCTATTAGTGCCATTGTGGTTGATACTGTTCggtctctgtctctccgtcCACGATGCTTGTATTTTGTCTTGCTTTTTAAGAAGGAGTGCCTGCCTGGCCACTGTCAGCGTTCTTTTTAGTTAGATGTTCATTGGTTTACTGTCCTTCCAAGGAAGTGTATGGCGAGCCGAAATCACATTGGTTCTCTTCCAAAGAAAGTAATTCACTTGGTGGAGTGTCCTCTGGCAGCAGCCCTGGCATAGGTTCAATGTCTGGTCTCAAGTACGCCTACTATCAAATCATCCATGCGAGAATTTTTCTCCAGATTGCCAACACTTCGTTccaatttttttccttttttgtctcCTTGTTAAGTGACTTAACAAGGAGAAAGCTTACGTAGTCCAACCAGTTCTGTTTGTTGGTTAGCCACCCGATTTAGCTACTCGGACAATAGGTTGGGAGACTCCATCTCATCCTCAAACAAATGGGTTATCTTATGTGTTATTTTTGATTTTCATCTcccattttaaaaacatgtcactgacaaaaattcctccCAACTTTTGTCTTCACTATGTACTCCTGGAAGTACTCTCTAATCTGTCGACGTTGCAGTAGTGACTTGTTCACAGTAAACTACATTGATAGGTGCCTGTGTGGCTGCCGGAAATGcagctttttaatgaaaaagaaaaaaatagggTACTGGTTCAAatctttaaaacaaatgaaaaacaatgaatcatATGTACCGTTACAAAAGTGAAATTGTATTGTCTACCTCATGTTCATAAGTATTCACAGGGAATCTCTGTCGTCTTGCAGGCTCTACTCTGACTACCTTTACTTTGGCATTGCCAATAAATCTGCGGAGGATTTCCACGAGAAGGTGTCGGAGTCGCTGCAGTTATTCGAGGGGTGCCTTACAGAGTACACAATGCGCTCCTGTGTGTACAACACTACTGTCAACAATGCCATGCCAGTGAGTGTACCCTCCCTCCAGCTTTTGTCTCGCAGCCCTGCAGAACACCGGACATCACTGACCAGCGTTTTAGCTGGTGGgaagaaagaaatagaaaaggaatgaaaaagaCAGATGGAGTGAAATCCACACTTCATTAGCACACGCTAAAGCTTGCTGGACAGACTTTATGAAAGGGATTGGCAACACTGTTGAACCACCGACCAGAGTATCCAGAGCCTTTCTTTGTACAAGGAAACCTAGTTTACCACTGGTGTGAACTTTCTTCTCACTCACAAAACAGACTTAGTGTCAGCCAGTGCAGGGCCCCAGTGTTGGGCCCCAGGCCAGCTTTTCCCACAGTGCCCTGGggctgaggggggaggaggacagTGGCCCGCCCTCTTTTGGCTCCCCTTCCAGGCTGCCTTATATTCAGTGGTCCTCCTCTCCAACTGCCACAGACAAGCTTTATGGCCCACTGGGAGCATGCTCACTCTCTGCCGCTAGCCTAATTGTCCATCC includes:
- the LOC139220062 gene encoding carbohydrate sulfotransferase 15-like; its protein translation is MTQMDYKYSLLGSAVDDYRKRPLLLQVDDTPMNLFAVLEVKRELPRRWSTLGCFRKIRLYSFLFGLAVMFLIMASYILTGDKKGLLLTPSPYHFSSLVSPGPFSFNLSSVKDYAHIKLVVKSITSKVEFRSSRQLPELKALVNSEPHMFSVIPRKFLPGIKNPCWYEEYTGNITSDPYRTNLYARYSRRFRTVFQHLQNTFREHLFHRDGRLYRMRCLPYFYIIGQPKCGTTDLYDRLRLHPDVKFTTFKEPHWWTRKRFGIIRLSEGFHDRYPVEDYLDLFDQAAYQIQGNLTANASGSPSQPNIIIGEASASTMWDNNAWVYFYDNTTEGEPPFLIQDFVHALQPDARFIIMLRDPVERLYSDYLYFGIANKSAEDFHEKVSESLQLFEGCLTEYTMRSCVYNTTVNNAMPVRLQVGVYIVYLIDWLTVFSREQILVLRLEDHASNRKYTMHKVFDFLNLGPLTKQIESEITRSPASNTRRPADKNLGPMLAITKEILRDFYMPFNEKLAKVLRNDSFLWENNS